AGGCCTCGCCGCTGCTGACCGCAGCCAGAAGGATCTGGCCCAGGCGCAGGAAAAGGTCAACGAAGCACTGAAGGATGCACGCGGCAAGGCCAACGAGATCATCGACCAGGCCCACGCGCGCGCCAACCAGATCGTTGAAGCCGCCAAGAATGAAGCCATCGCCGAAGCGAACCGCCAGAAAGATCTGGCCCACGCTGAAATCGAGGCTGCCGCCAACCGTGCCCGTGAAGATCTGCGCAAGCAGGTATCCGCACTGGCCGTGAGCGGTGCCGAAAAGCTGCTCAAGCGCGAAATCGACGCCAACGCCCACAAGGCGCTGCTCGACGAGCTGGCATCGGAGATCTGATCGATGAGCCAGGCCCTCACGCTTGCACGCCCGTATGCCCGCGCCGCGTTCGCGACCGCGCGCGACGAAGGCACGTTCGCGCCGTGGTCGGACGCGCTTGCGTTCTCCGCCCATGTAGCCGCCGACCCACGCGTGGCGGCCTTGCTGTCGAATCCGGAACTGGACCGCGGCGATGCCGTCGCGTTGCTGGTGCCGGAATCGTCCAGCGAGACCTTCGGTCGCTTCCTGTCCATCCTGGCCGAAGCGCACCGTCTGCCGCTGCTGCCGGAAATCGCCGGTATGTACGACCAGCTGCGCGCCGACGCCGAACACGTGGTCAAGGCCACCGTGACCTCGGCCACGGAACTGTCCGCCGCTGAACTGGACGCCATCAAGGCCGCGCTGCGCAAGCGCTTCGGTCGTGAAGTGGACGTCTCGACCGCAGTCGATGCTTCGTTGATCGGCGGTGCCGTCATCGACGCCGGCGACGTGGTCATCGATGGCTCGCTCAAGGGCAAGCTGTCGCGCCTGCAGACCGCGCTCGCTAACTGAATTCATTTAACGTCCGGCGTGATCGCCGGCACTAGGACTTGACGATGGCAACCACGCTCAACCCCTCCGAAATCAGCGAACTGATCAAGAACCGCATCGAGAAGGTCAAGCTGGCCGCGGAATCGCGCAACGAAGGCACCGTGACCAGCGTGTCCGACGGCATCGTGCGCATCTTCGGTCTGGCCGACGTGATGCAGGGCGAAATGATCGAACTGCCGAACAACACCTTCGCCCTGGCCCTGAACCTGGAGCGCGACTCGGTCGGCGCCGTGGTCCTGGGTGGCTATGAGCACCTGCGCGAAGGCGACGTCGCCAAGACCACCGGTCGTATCCTGGAAGTGCCGGTGGGTCCGGAAATGCTCGGCCGCGTGGTCAACGCGCTGGGCGAGCCGATCGACGGCAAGGGCCCGATCGCTGCACAGGCCACCGCGCCGGTGGAGCGCGTTGCCCCGGGCGTGATCTGGCGCAAGTCGGTCGACCAGCCGGTGCAGACCGGTTACAAGTCGGTCGACTCCATGATTCCGATCGGCCGCGGCCAGCGCGAGCTGGTCATCGGTGACCGCCAGACCGGCAAGACCGCCCTGGCCATCGATGCGGTGATCAACCAGAAAAGCACCGGCATCAAGTGCGTGTACGTCGCGATCGGCCAGAAGGCCTCGACCGTGGCCAACATCGTGCGCAAGCTGGAAGAGAACGGCGCCCTGGCGCACACCGTGGTGGTGGCTGCCACCGCGTCCGAATCGGCCGCGATGCAGTACATCAGCGCCTACTCGGGCTGCACCATGGGTGAGTACTTCATGGACCGCGGCGAAGACGCGCTGATCGTGTACGACGATCTGTCCAAGCAGGCCGTGGCCTACCGCCAGATCTCGCTGCTGCTGAAGCGTCCGCCGGGCCGCGAAGCCTACCCGGGTGACGTGTTCTACCTGCACTCCCGCCTGCTCGAGCGCGCTGCCCGCGTGTCCGAAGAGTATGTGGAGAAGTTCACCAACGGCGCCGTCAAGGGCAAGACCGGCTCGCTCACCGCGCTGCCGATCATCGAAACCCAGGCCGGTGACGTCTCGGCGTTCGTGCCGACCAACGTGATCTCGATCACCGACGGCCAGATCTTCCTGGAAACCGATCTGTTCAACTCGGGCATCCGCCCGGCCGTGAACGCCGGTATTTCGGTGTCGCGCGTCGGTGGTGCGGCCCAGACCAAGATCATCAAGAAGCTGTCCGGCGGCATCCGTATCTCGCTGGCCCAGTACCGCGAGCTGGCTGCGTTCGCGCAGTTCGCCTCGGACCTGGACGAAGCCACCCGCAAGCAGCTTGAGCGCGGTCAGCGCGTCACCGAGCTGATGAAGCAGAAGCAGTACGCCCCGATGTCGATCGCCAACCAGGCGCTGACCATCTACGCCGTCAACGAGGGTTACCTCGACGACGTGCCGGTCAACAAGCTGCTGGCACTGGAAGAGGGCCTGCACGCCCACTTCGCCAACACCCAGGGCGAGCTGATCAGCAAGATCAACGCCACCGGCGGTTGGGACAACGACATCGAAGCGGCCTTCAAGAAGGGCATCGCCGAGTTCAAGACCACCGGCAGCTGGTAAGCCGCATGTGTGGCGGGGCCTGACGGCCTCGCTTCACCGTTGAATGGCAGCGGGGCAGAGCCCCGCTATACGGGAAGAAGAGATGGCAAGCGGACGCGAAATCAAAACCAAGATCAAGAGCGTGCAGAACACCCGCAAGGTGACGCGCGCGCTCGAAATGGTCTCGGCCTCCAAAATCCGCAAGGCGCAGGAGCGGATGAAGACGTCGCGTCCGTATGCGCAGGCGATGAAGCAGGTGATCGGTCACCTGGCCCAGGCCAGCACCGATTACCAGCATCCGTTCCTGGTCCAGCGTGACGAGGTGAAGCGGGTCGGTTACATCGTGATCTCCTCCGACCGCGGCCTGGCCGGCGGCCTGAACAACAACCTGTTCCGCAAGATGCTGGGCGAAGTCCGCCAGTACCAGGACAAGGGTGCCGAGATCGACGTGGTGACGGTGGGCCAGAAGGCCTCGACCTTCTTCCGCCGCATCAAGGTCAACATGGTCGGCAGCGTCACCCACATGGGCGACGTGCCGCACCTGGAACAGCTGATCGGCGTGATCAAGGTCATGCTCGATGCCTTCACCGAAGGCAAGGTCGACCGCGTGTACCTGGTCTACAACCGCTTCATCAACACGATGACGCAGAAGGCCAGCTTCGACCAGCTGCTGCCGTTGCCGGCCGCTGAGAAGCAGGTCGCGCACCACGACTGGGACTACCTGTACGAACCCGACGCCGCGACCGTGCTGGAGCACGTGATGACGCGTTACGTCGAGTCGCTGGTGTACCAGGCGGTTCTGGAAAACGTCGCGTCCGAGCATGCAGCCCGCATGGTCGCGATGAAGTCGGCAAGCGACAACGCGAACAAGCTGATCGGAACCCTGCAGCTGGTCTACAACAAGGCCCGCCAGGCAGCGATCACCCAGGAAATTTCCGAAATCGTCGGCGGCGCGGCAGCAGTCTGACGCGCACAGTCAAAGCACACATTAGAGGATTGCAGCAATGAGTCAGGGCAAGATCGTTCAGATCATCGGCGCCGTCGTCGACGTCGAATTCCCCCGCGAGTCGGTGCCGAAGGTGTACCACGCGCTGAAGGTGGACAACACCGAAATCACGCTGGAAGTGCAGCAGCAGCTGGGCGACGGCGTGGTCCGTTGCATCGCGCTGGGCTCCACCGACGGCCTGAAGCGCAACCTGGTGGCCACCAACACCGAACGCGCCATCTCGGTGCCGGTCGGTGCAGGCACCCTGGGCCGCATCATGGACGTGCTGGGTCGTCCGATCGACGAAGCCGGTCCGGTGACCGCCAGCGACACGTGGGAAATCCACCGTGAAGCCCCGTCGTACGAAGACCAGTCCCCGGCCACCGAGCTGCTGGAAACCGGCATCAAGGTCATCGACCTGATGTGCCCGTTCGCCAAGGGCGGCAAGGTCGGCCTGTTCGGCGGCGCCGGCGTCGGCAAGACCGTCAACATGATGGAACTGATCAACAACATCGCCAAGGCGCACAGCGGCCTGTCCGTGTTCGCCGGCGTGGGTGAGCGTACCCGTGAGGGCAACGACTTCTACCACGAGATGAAGGACTCCAACGTCCTGGACAAGGTCGCGATGGTGTACGGCCAGATGAACGAGCCGCCGGGCAACCGCCTGCGCGTCGCGCTGACCGGCCTGACCATGGCCGAGTACTTCCGCGACGAGAAGGACGAGAACGGCAAGGGCAAGGACGTGCTGCTGTTCGTCGACAACATCTACCGCTACACCCTGGCCGGTACCGAAGTGTCGGCACTGCTGGGTCGTATGCCGTCGGCAGTGGGCTACCAGCCGACCCTGGCCGAGGAAATGGGCGTCCTGCAGGAGCGCATCACCTCGACCAAGAATGGCTCGATCACCTCGATCCAGGCCGTGTACGTGCCCGCCGATGACTTGACCGATCCGTCGCCGGCCACCACCTTCGCCCACCTGGATTCGACCGTGACCCTGTCGCGTTCGATCGCCTCGCTGGGTATCTACCCGGCCGTGGATCCGCTGGATTCGACCAGCCGCCAGATGGACCCGCTGGTCATCGGCAACGAACACTACGACACCGCCCAGCGCGTCCAGCAGACCTTGCAGAAGTACAAGGAACTGAAGGACATCATCGCCATCCTGGGCATGGACGAACTGTCCGAAGAAGACAAGCAGGCCGTGACCCGCGCCCGCAAGATCGAGCGCTTCTTCAGCCAGCCGTTCCACGTGGCCGAAGTGTTCACCGGCTCGCCGGGCAAGTACGTGACCCTGAAGGACACCATCCGTGGCTTCAAGGCCATCGTCGATGGCGAGTACGATCACCTGCCGGAGCAGGCGTTCTACATGGTCGGCAGCATCGAAGAAGCGGTCGAGAAGGCCAAGAAGATGGCCGAGAAGGCCTGAGGCGGCGGGGACGGGCACACGCCCGTCCCGACCGTGACACGGGGTGGGCATCTGCCCACCGCTGCGGAATCCCTGCGGTGGGTCACACCCGCCCCCTAGCGAAGAGAGTTACATGAGCACCATCCGTTGCGACATCGTCAGCGCCGAGCAGGAAATCTTCCGTGGTGAAGCGACCCTGGTCGTGGCCACCGGCGAGCTGGGCGAGCTGGGCATTGCGCCCAAGCATGCCCCGCTGATCACCCGCCTGAAGCCGGGCAAGGTGGTAGTGACCACGCCGAACGGCGAGCAGCTCGACTTCGCCATTTCCGGCGGCATCCTCGAGGTGCAGCCGCAGGTGGTTACCGTGCTGGCCGACACCGCGATCCGTGCCCAGGACATCGACGAAGCGTCGGTGCGCAAGGCCAAGGAAGAAGCCGAACGCGTGCTGGCCAACCGTGGCGAAGCCATGGACGTCGCCGAAGCCCAGCAGAAGCTGGCCGAAGCGGTGGTCCAGCTGCAGGCGCTGGAGCGCCTGCGCAAGACGCTCAAGCACTAAGCAGCTCGCCTGCTGGTGTTCGACCGCGCCGGCCTTGTGCCGGCGTTGTCGTATCTGGGCCAGCGGGCGACCCGATGGCCCGGACTGTGATCGACACGGCATCGGCGCGCGGGCAGGGCGGGCAGAATCGGCGGCATCCTTTGCCAGAGTCCTTATGATGAATCCTGCACGCACCCCGCTGGTCATTGCGGTCCTTTGCAGCCTGCTGCTGTCTGCCCGCGTATCCGCGCTCGCGCCGTTGGACAGCCTGGGCGTCTGGGTACAACGGGTGGCGGCGCGCAACGCGATCGCCCACGACGTGGCGGCCTACAAGTTTGTTGCCGGACGCCCGATCGAAGACCCGCAGCGCGAGGCAGCCGTGCTCGCCGGAAA
This is a stretch of genomic DNA from Stenotrophomonas rhizophila. It encodes these proteins:
- a CDS encoding F0F1 ATP synthase subunit epsilon, whose amino-acid sequence is MSTIRCDIVSAEQEIFRGEATLVVATGELGELGIAPKHAPLITRLKPGKVVVTTPNGEQLDFAISGGILEVQPQVVTVLADTAIRAQDIDEASVRKAKEEAERVLANRGEAMDVAEAQQKLAEAVVQLQALERLRKTLKH
- the atpD gene encoding F0F1 ATP synthase subunit beta, which produces MSQGKIVQIIGAVVDVEFPRESVPKVYHALKVDNTEITLEVQQQLGDGVVRCIALGSTDGLKRNLVATNTERAISVPVGAGTLGRIMDVLGRPIDEAGPVTASDTWEIHREAPSYEDQSPATELLETGIKVIDLMCPFAKGGKVGLFGGAGVGKTVNMMELINNIAKAHSGLSVFAGVGERTREGNDFYHEMKDSNVLDKVAMVYGQMNEPPGNRLRVALTGLTMAEYFRDEKDENGKGKDVLLFVDNIYRYTLAGTEVSALLGRMPSAVGYQPTLAEEMGVLQERITSTKNGSITSIQAVYVPADDLTDPSPATTFAHLDSTVTLSRSIASLGIYPAVDPLDSTSRQMDPLVIGNEHYDTAQRVQQTLQKYKELKDIIAILGMDELSEEDKQAVTRARKIERFFSQPFHVAEVFTGSPGKYVTLKDTIRGFKAIVDGEYDHLPEQAFYMVGSIEEAVEKAKKMAEKA
- the atpG gene encoding F0F1 ATP synthase subunit gamma, yielding MASGREIKTKIKSVQNTRKVTRALEMVSASKIRKAQERMKTSRPYAQAMKQVIGHLAQASTDYQHPFLVQRDEVKRVGYIVISSDRGLAGGLNNNLFRKMLGEVRQYQDKGAEIDVVTVGQKASTFFRRIKVNMVGSVTHMGDVPHLEQLIGVIKVMLDAFTEGKVDRVYLVYNRFINTMTQKASFDQLLPLPAAEKQVAHHDWDYLYEPDAATVLEHVMTRYVESLVYQAVLENVASEHAARMVAMKSASDNANKLIGTLQLVYNKARQAAITQEISEIVGGAAAV
- a CDS encoding F0F1 ATP synthase subunit B, producing the protein MDIGFTLVAQALAFAGLIWIIATKIWPPLMNAIEERQQKIAEGLAAADRSQKDLAQAQEKVNEALKDARGKANEIIDQAHARANQIVEAAKNEAIAEANRQKDLAHAEIEAAANRAREDLRKQVSALAVSGAEKLLKREIDANAHKALLDELASEI
- the atpA gene encoding F0F1 ATP synthase subunit alpha produces the protein MATTLNPSEISELIKNRIEKVKLAAESRNEGTVTSVSDGIVRIFGLADVMQGEMIELPNNTFALALNLERDSVGAVVLGGYEHLREGDVAKTTGRILEVPVGPEMLGRVVNALGEPIDGKGPIAAQATAPVERVAPGVIWRKSVDQPVQTGYKSVDSMIPIGRGQRELVIGDRQTGKTALAIDAVINQKSTGIKCVYVAIGQKASTVANIVRKLEENGALAHTVVVAATASESAAMQYISAYSGCTMGEYFMDRGEDALIVYDDLSKQAVAYRQISLLLKRPPGREAYPGDVFYLHSRLLERAARVSEEYVEKFTNGAVKGKTGSLTALPIIETQAGDVSAFVPTNVISITDGQIFLETDLFNSGIRPAVNAGISVSRVGGAAQTKIIKKLSGGIRISLAQYRELAAFAQFASDLDEATRKQLERGQRVTELMKQKQYAPMSIANQALTIYAVNEGYLDDVPVNKLLALEEGLHAHFANTQGELISKINATGGWDNDIEAAFKKGIAEFKTTGSW
- a CDS encoding F0F1 ATP synthase subunit delta, which encodes MSQALTLARPYARAAFATARDEGTFAPWSDALAFSAHVAADPRVAALLSNPELDRGDAVALLVPESSSETFGRFLSILAEAHRLPLLPEIAGMYDQLRADAEHVVKATVTSATELSAAELDAIKAALRKRFGREVDVSTAVDASLIGGAVIDAGDVVIDGSLKGKLSRLQTALAN